From a region of the Cenarchaeum symbiont of Oopsacas minuta genome:
- a CDS encoding Copper resistance D domain-containing protein, whose translation MWTISVLFLLMIVPASVWAHPFTETTMPEQFSNAPEGTDRIIVIYSEAVEIDFSTIKVYDVRGLQIDKRDTAYHNDVNSLVVTTEPLREGVYTVTSKVLSRVDGHLVDYAFVFAIGGAKIDPTLLDGEFNTVLVYYPEAAAIIPGYIGQTVILGGIIMSFFVWSLYKRKIDDVKLTEKYRGRLMSFMGAGLIMVLVSNILVLAVHSFRLDVGAFDSLQTTFGTTWILRFFITLIMLGLWFVMEKKALFSRKSFVPMLILSLVLIATTTMTGHGTASNNVTAIFLDYIHNLLAAVWIGGIIFLAFCLFPTLYSIPKVAVATLPRFSVIFLVALGIVIVTGPTLLWILEDDLDTIVSSTYGMLIAIKITIASAMVMMGAYAQFFVQKNLRSSKWNGQLVYKKLQKSLHIEAILGCILLLVVALLVNGTLPAGEISAMKMDQGISYGLQTTEFAGDLRFEVNLFPFTSGSNIISASVTNLAGDPIEDLYKIKVKISNPQRGIAPITIEQNSDKTNNFEGEATFGFAGEWQLEVEAQRTSSANEVVTIFLNIKPRLDAIRADITEFELPKTSQPLYVIYSSNNDVWLSDPTAPRIWKFSTQNEEFFEYTLDGNSSITLEEDENGLIWFTDIKSSSIGSLDPKDSSVRTYILPKLYPLTQNNFPISLESYDGKIWVSVINKNVILKFDPTSESWEEFILPTENSGPFSLKADDDGRLWFTQQTAGQLGFIDIASGNITELDLGKNLLVPETITIGDDDTIWVAEHGESGGIAAYNHILGTLKQIPSPSSLALANSAVFDKYGNVWFAQHTVDSLAVYDPQSGAILTVPIPTNESWVQFAAAGIDGDIWFAEQKANKLGRVTISEGISSGPILQRQSEDNTIGLAIVAGPLMASGIVATSLFFVKAVREKRDADILLSKANYFKSA comes from the coding sequence ATGTGGACGATCTCTGTACTATTTTTGTTGATGATCGTGCCTGCATCTGTGTGGGCACATCCGTTTACCGAGACAACTATGCCAGAACAGTTCTCAAATGCTCCAGAGGGGACAGATCGTATTATCGTTATATATTCGGAGGCTGTAGAGATTGATTTTAGTACCATAAAGGTGTATGATGTAAGAGGATTACAGATAGACAAACGTGATACTGCATATCATAATGATGTTAACTCATTAGTGGTTACCACCGAACCACTTAGGGAGGGAGTGTATACGGTTACAAGCAAAGTACTCTCACGTGTAGATGGACATTTGGTGGATTATGCATTTGTCTTTGCCATAGGTGGAGCAAAAATTGATCCAACATTGTTAGATGGTGAGTTCAACACAGTGCTTGTATATTATCCCGAAGCTGCAGCAATAATTCCAGGATACATAGGACAGACTGTTATACTAGGAGGTATTATAATGTCGTTTTTTGTGTGGAGTCTATACAAAAGAAAGATTGACGATGTAAAACTGACTGAAAAATACCGTGGAAGATTAATGTCATTCATGGGTGCTGGGTTGATAATGGTACTAGTTTCAAATATACTGGTACTTGCGGTGCATAGTTTTAGGCTAGATGTAGGAGCATTTGATTCATTGCAGACCACGTTTGGAACAACATGGATTCTAAGATTTTTCATTACCCTGATAATGTTGGGTCTGTGGTTTGTAATGGAAAAAAAGGCATTATTTTCACGCAAAAGTTTTGTTCCAATGTTAATACTCTCCCTTGTTTTGATTGCTACTACCACCATGACTGGACACGGAACCGCAAGCAATAACGTAACAGCCATATTTCTTGATTATATACACAATCTACTTGCTGCAGTTTGGATTGGCGGCATAATTTTTTTGGCCTTTTGTCTATTTCCAACACTATACAGTATTCCAAAGGTTGCAGTTGCAACCTTGCCACGTTTTTCTGTGATTTTTTTAGTCGCATTAGGAATAGTCATAGTCACAGGACCCACATTACTGTGGATATTGGAGGACGATCTTGACACAATAGTTTCATCTACATATGGTATGTTGATTGCGATAAAGATAACCATCGCGTCTGCTATGGTAATGATGGGTGCATATGCACAGTTTTTTGTACAAAAAAATCTACGTTCTAGCAAATGGAATGGTCAACTTGTGTACAAAAAACTACAAAAATCACTACACATCGAAGCGATTCTAGGCTGCATTCTTCTTTTGGTTGTGGCATTACTTGTAAACGGAACCTTACCTGCTGGAGAAATATCTGCAATGAAAATGGATCAGGGAATTTCATATGGACTTCAGACTACAGAGTTTGCCGGTGACCTTCGGTTTGAAGTAAACCTGTTCCCATTTACAAGCGGAAGCAACATCATATCAGCATCTGTTACAAATTTGGCTGGAGATCCGATTGAAGATCTTTATAAAATAAAAGTAAAAATATCAAATCCTCAACGAGGAATTGCTCCAATAACAATTGAACAAAATTCTGATAAAACAAACAACTTTGAAGGTGAGGCAACATTTGGTTTTGCTGGAGAATGGCAACTAGAAGTAGAAGCACAAAGAACTTCTAGTGCAAACGAGGTAGTGACTATATTTCTGAACATAAAACCTAGATTGGATGCAATAAGAGCAGATATTACTGAATTTGAACTACCCAAAACTTCTCAACCTCTTTACGTGATATATAGTTCAAACAATGATGTTTGGCTTAGTGATCCAACAGCACCAAGAATATGGAAATTCTCTACACAGAATGAAGAATTTTTCGAATATACACTAGATGGAAATTCTAGTATTACTTTAGAAGAGGATGAGAATGGCTTAATTTGGTTTACAGATATAAAATCTAGCTCTATCGGTTCACTTGATCCCAAAGATAGTTCGGTTCGAACATATATTTTACCAAAACTCTATCCATTAACACAAAATAATTTTCCCATATCTTTAGAATCTTATGATGGAAAGATATGGGTGAGTGTTATAAATAAAAATGTAATATTAAAATTTGATCCTACATCAGAATCTTGGGAAGAATTTATACTTCCAACTGAAAATTCTGGACCATTTTCACTCAAAGCTGATGATGATGGAAGACTGTGGTTTACACAGCAAACTGCTGGACAGCTAGGTTTTATCGATATAGCTAGTGGAAATATTACCGAGCTAGATTTGGGAAAAAATTTGTTAGTGCCTGAGACGATAACGATTGGTGATGATGACACTATATGGGTAGCAGAACATGGTGAATCTGGAGGAATTGCAGCTTATAATCATATTTTGGGAACGCTCAAACAAATTCCCTCCCCGTCATCTTTAGCACTTGCAAACAGCGCGGTATTTGACAAATATGGTAATGTATGGTTTGCACAACATACTGTAGATAGCTTGGCAGTATATGATCCACAATCAGGTGCAATTCTGACCGTACCCATACCTACAAATGAGTCATGGGTACAGTTTGCTGCAGCTGGAATAGATGGCGATATTTGGTTTGCAGAACAAAAAGCAAACAAATTGGGCAGAGTGACCATCTCGGAAGGAATATCATCTGGTCCAATATTACAACGCCAATCTGAAGATAATACGATTGGTCTTGCAATAGTGGCCGGTCCACTTATGGCATCTGGTATTGTAGCTACTTCACTTTTTTTTGTAAAAGCGGTACGTGAAAAAAGAGATGCTGATATACTCCTCTCAAAAGCGAATTATTTTAAATCTGCCTAG
- a CDS encoding branched-chain amino acid transport permease yields the protein MVDPIYTDALIYASLLATLAIGLTLTYITTRVPNFAHASIAMIGAYITLIITRIVDMNPYISIPISFIIAGTVSLGLYTFILKPLIRRNASKAIQMISTIAFDLVLIGVLNIVADYIVMTYKIPSREFTLRGYDLAVGDAPMILIIAPILITSLAFTLHIMLRKTKFGVSMRAAIENPDLAQVVGINIKIIYAVAWFLGGAMAGVAGALISLWFQGDPSLGITMMPSIFAASIVGGFFSIYGAIAGGMLIGMTEILGTRFLAGELGTWIISYRPLIPLLFIVITIMIAPNGLAGIKWKEVAKRIGIRK from the coding sequence ATGGTCGATCCCATATACACAGACGCGCTCATATATGCTAGTCTGCTTGCAACATTGGCCATAGGATTGACGCTTACATACATTACTACTAGAGTACCCAATTTTGCACATGCTTCAATAGCTATGATTGGTGCATACATTACACTTATCATTACAAGAATCGTCGACATGAATCCATACATTTCAATCCCAATCTCCTTTATTATTGCAGGTACAGTCTCACTTGGACTTTACACGTTCATACTAAAGCCTCTGATACGTAGAAACGCTTCAAAAGCTATACAGATGATATCGACCATCGCATTTGATCTAGTTTTAATTGGAGTCTTGAACATAGTTGCAGATTATATTGTAATGACATACAAGATACCTTCTAGAGAGTTTACACTTCGTGGTTATGATCTAGCTGTAGGTGATGCTCCTATGATACTAATAATCGCTCCAATACTGATCACATCTTTGGCGTTTACATTGCATATCATGCTTCGTAAAACAAAATTTGGCGTTTCCATGAGAGCGGCGATAGAAAATCCAGATTTAGCACAAGTGGTGGGAATTAATATAAAAATTATCTATGCGGTTGCATGGTTTTTGGGCGGAGCCATGGCTGGAGTTGCTGGAGCGCTAATATCATTATGGTTTCAGGGAGATCCAAGTCTTGGAATTACCATGATGCCTAGTATATTTGCTGCAAGTATAGTTGGTGGTTTTTTTAGTATATACGGTGCAATAGCAGGCGGTATGCTCATTGGTATGACAGAAATACTTGGAACTCGATTCCTTGCTGGAGAGTTGGGCACGTGGATAATATCATATCGTCCATTGATTCCACTTTTATTCATAGTCATCACAATAATGATCGCACCTAACGGTTTGGCAGGAATAAAATGGAAGGAGGTGGCAAAACGCATTGGTATTAGAAAGTGA
- a CDS encoding aspartate carbamoyltransferase encodes MEFYQKDIISIRDINKDGFETLFDMTERIMNMDSVKRRELARGKILGYLFLEPSTRTRLSFQSAMALLGGTSLGISNVESSSVKKGESLADMVRMMSIYSDVLIMRHPLDGSSKFAADISSKPVINGGSGTEEHPTQAIQDLFTIRREKGKIADLTIGIVGDLKYGRTVYSLLQALGNYNVKIHLISPESLRIRSDSIYDIKKKLSFTESNNLEEVIDDLDVVYVTRIQEERFPDVEEYLKVKGSYVIGLDMLKKMKTDAIIMHPLPRVDEITSDVDLSPHAKYFKQAEYGMYTRAALLTLLLNEDGV; translated from the coding sequence ATGGAGTTTTATCAAAAAGACATAATCTCAATACGCGATATAAACAAAGATGGATTTGAAACTCTATTTGATATGACAGAGCGCATTATGAATATGGATTCTGTAAAACGCCGTGAATTAGCTAGAGGAAAAATACTTGGATATCTTTTTTTGGAACCAAGTACTAGAACACGCCTAAGCTTCCAATCTGCTATGGCACTTCTTGGAGGCACTTCCCTTGGCATATCCAACGTGGAATCATCATCAGTAAAAAAAGGAGAAAGTCTTGCGGATATGGTAAGGATGATGTCTATTTATTCTGACGTATTGATAATGCGTCATCCACTAGACGGGTCTAGCAAATTTGCTGCTGATATTTCTTCTAAACCTGTGATAAATGGTGGGAGTGGAACTGAAGAACATCCTACACAAGCCATACAAGATTTGTTTACAATACGTCGTGAAAAAGGCAAGATCGCAGATTTAACAATAGGTATAGTGGGGGATTTAAAGTACGGACGTACCGTGTATTCGTTACTACAGGCGCTTGGAAACTATAATGTAAAGATACATTTGATATCACCTGAATCTCTACGAATACGTTCTGATTCCATATATGATATAAAGAAAAAACTTTCATTTACAGAATCTAACAATCTTGAAGAAGTCATTGACGATTTGGATGTAGTATATGTTACAAGGATACAGGAAGAAAGATTTCCTGATGTAGAAGAATATCTAAAGGTCAAAGGCAGTTACGTAATCGGTCTTGACATGCTCAAAAAGATGAAAACTGATGCGATAATCATGCACCCACTTCCGCGGGTAGACGAGATAACCTCTGATGTTGATCTGTCTCCACATGCAAAATACTTTAAACAGGCAGAATATGGCATGTATACAAGAGCGGCGCTTTTGACTCTTTTACTGAACGAGGATGGCGTATAG
- a CDS encoding putative exported protein, with amino-acid sequence MQYILICSIVILVLLPVTAWGHGIDIDTSEITEIGDKKIQITTEIIKMTEQGKIIITVSEVNSDKTMDDVTLFVKLQHDGNILLHEYFVAPEGILKFAVKPSNDPIKINGIFEESSRIWSSDGSGEIVLTGEKLDLTGLYTFEIDIEEALWINDASDNAETFRTDVSIAEDRTHITYDSTGSVAIFETRSYFDTVRNFEYDPIEKYISFQIPFNWDDEIIAHVPVVHVETRFPKNFTEFFSNGYTGTANNIDLFKSSIVIDDYTLENFRTVHFVMLGDHLRYLKNNMEKAGKIPTEIVFTLNVSSDLQFPLVAMTRDEQFQIDLSWSPLEISHEEKTKFIFTIRDGATGEPLRHSSYDFIIIQSDNQIYKTSGMATVGGYYEEYDFAEGQTGPTIIRFENIRGTGQQTEFGLVVIPELGAPLLVLSVAITASAILGRFKIIRF; translated from the coding sequence ATGCAATATATTCTAATATGCTCTATAGTAATCTTGGTTTTATTGCCTGTAACCGCATGGGGTCATGGTATCGATATTGATACTTCCGAAATTACTGAGATTGGAGATAAAAAAATCCAAATTACAACAGAGATTATAAAGATGACAGAACAGGGAAAAATTATCATAACCGTATCGGAGGTAAATTCAGACAAAACAATGGATGATGTTACACTTTTTGTTAAACTACAACATGATGGGAATATATTATTGCACGAATATTTTGTTGCGCCAGAAGGCATTCTAAAATTTGCAGTTAAACCTAGCAATGATCCTATAAAAATAAATGGCATTTTTGAAGAATCATCTAGAATATGGAGCTCAGATGGTAGTGGCGAGATTGTTCTAACTGGAGAAAAACTTGATTTGACGGGTTTATACACATTTGAAATTGATATAGAAGAAGCTCTGTGGATTAACGACGCATCAGATAATGCAGAGACATTTCGGACTGACGTAAGCATTGCAGAAGATAGAACACATATAACATATGATTCGACTGGATCTGTTGCAATATTTGAGACGCGTTCATATTTTGATACAGTTAGAAACTTTGAATACGATCCAATAGAGAAATACATCTCTTTTCAAATTCCTTTCAACTGGGACGATGAGATCATAGCACATGTGCCTGTTGTTCACGTAGAAACTAGATTTCCAAAAAATTTTACAGAGTTTTTTAGTAATGGATATACTGGTACTGCCAACAATATTGATCTCTTCAAATCATCCATAGTCATAGACGATTACACATTGGAGAATTTTCGTACTGTACATTTTGTTATGCTTGGAGACCATCTACGATATCTGAAAAATAATATGGAAAAGGCAGGCAAGATACCCACAGAGATTGTATTTACTTTGAATGTGAGTTCAGACCTACAGTTTCCGCTTGTCGCCATGACACGTGATGAGCAATTTCAGATTGATCTATCGTGGTCACCTCTAGAGATATCACATGAAGAGAAGACAAAATTCATTTTTACAATCAGAGATGGTGCAACAGGTGAACCCCTAAGACATTCTTCTTATGATTTTATCATAATACAATCTGATAATCAAATATACAAAACATCTGGTATGGCAACAGTAGGTGGATATTATGAAGAATATGATTTTGCCGAAGGGCAGACAGGTCCAACAATAATACGTTTTGAGAACATACGTGGAACCGGACAACAGACTGAATTTGGTCTAGTGGTCATCCCAGAGCTTGGTGCGCCACTTTTGGTGTTGTCAGTTGCAATTACTGCATCAGCAATACTAGGCAGATTTAAAATAATTCGCTTTTGA
- a CDS encoding Copper binding protein, whose protein sequence is MMSKFEIGLASVMGVLVLGILALIIASPDSIPSGISTPMMEMAKEPVVEEMIVEDEIEMMNTDEKVVMANNTTLVSIPSGSGIPVCAETNECFIPFKVEIISGGTVTWSNDDVAAHTVTSGTPSDDTGNIFDSGLFIAGSTFEHTFDDFGTYDYFCLVHPWMIGTVHVQ, encoded by the coding sequence ATGATGAGTAAATTTGAGATTGGTTTAGCAAGTGTAATGGGCGTACTCGTTTTAGGTATCCTAGCGTTAATTATTGCATCACCAGATTCCATCCCTTCAGGCATCTCAACGCCCATGATGGAAATGGCTAAAGAACCTGTGGTAGAAGAGATGATAGTTGAGGATGAAATAGAGATGATGAATACTGATGAAAAAGTGGTGATGGCTAACAACACCACTTTGGTATCAATACCATCAGGTTCAGGAATTCCAGTATGTGCAGAAACTAACGAATGTTTTATACCATTCAAAGTAGAAATAATTTCTGGTGGAACTGTAACCTGGAGTAATGATGACGTGGCAGCGCACACCGTGACAAGTGGTACTCCATCTGACGATACAGGTAATATTTTTGACAGTGGTTTGTTTATTGCAGGATCTACTTTTGAGCATACATTTGATGATTTTGGTACATATGACTATTTCTGTCTGGTACATCCGTGGATGATCGGAACAGTACATGTACAGTAG
- a CDS encoding branched-chain amino acid transport permease, protein MVLESEVIFFADLMAIYAIYLIINTSLNLEFGFAGIPNFGKVLAVAVGAFVAASIPGRILASMAGIEGDYIRDNFTIISEINIWLVDNTGIGIIVFVLTLGIAAIIGSIVGLASSYPGIRLRGDYLAIVLLALGESIRIIGNNYTPLVGGSIGVHVPDPLSFLTGDLRFPIATVALGGIAAAVYLYVRRVTRSPLGRLLRAVRDDETAAEALGKDIKSIRIRTIMMAAALAAVGGALYAFYVGNTIAFAYDRLSWTFWPFVMIIIGGLANNKGVLIGTLVFVTIRKAIIYFKEYLEEFIPFDVIWLEYLLLGIILIVVLIYRPQGIFPEKSTKTLPNSKKTWWRN, encoded by the coding sequence TTGGTATTAGAAAGTGAGGTAATATTTTTTGCCGATTTAATGGCAATATATGCCATATATTTAATCATAAACACTAGTCTGAATCTAGAATTTGGATTTGCTGGAATCCCGAATTTTGGTAAAGTGTTGGCAGTTGCTGTAGGAGCATTTGTTGCAGCATCAATTCCTGGAAGAATATTGGCTAGTATGGCAGGTATAGAAGGTGACTATATACGGGATAATTTTACAATAATCTCTGAGATTAACATATGGCTTGTAGACAATACTGGAATAGGTATTATAGTATTTGTTCTCACTTTAGGAATAGCTGCCATTATTGGTAGTATAGTGGGTTTGGCATCTTCATATCCTGGAATCAGATTACGAGGAGATTATCTAGCAATTGTTTTACTCGCATTAGGAGAAAGTATACGAATAATTGGCAATAACTATACTCCACTTGTCGGAGGATCAATTGGAGTACATGTACCTGATCCACTTTCATTTTTGACAGGAGATTTGAGATTTCCAATTGCTACAGTAGCACTAGGCGGCATCGCAGCTGCAGTTTACTTGTACGTACGCCGCGTAACTAGATCTCCGTTAGGTAGATTATTGAGAGCTGTAAGAGATGATGAAACTGCTGCGGAAGCTTTGGGCAAAGACATAAAATCGATCCGTATTAGAACCATCATGATGGCTGCGGCACTTGCCGCAGTTGGTGGCGCGCTTTACGCGTTTTATGTCGGTAACACCATAGCATTTGCATATGATAGATTGAGCTGGACGTTTTGGCCATTTGTGATGATCATAATAGGAGGACTTGCCAACAACAAAGGTGTTTTGATCGGCACGTTAGTTTTTGTTACAATACGCAAGGCGATAATTTATTTTAAAGAATATTTGGAAGAATTTATACCATTTGATGTAATATGGTTAGAATATCTTTTGTTAGGAATAATATTGATTGTGGTGTTGATATACAGACCACAAGGAATATTTCCAGAAAAATCAACTAAAACTCTACCAAATTCCAAAAAAACTTGGTGGCGTAATTAG
- a CDS encoding Transposase: MPKRSKNSDGCLNDKSKRKPQNANKNTRAVGRKSMFVGVDAHKKFLQIAMVNNKGKVILNVRVENRHADIRKFFQTSVPKNVKVVMESSSVWHGLFRYMTDRLDLDVVLSNPYQTKAIAASTKKTDKVDAQILANLLRGGYINKCYVPNKKTVEQRQLVRYRHKLVHARTSMKNSIHGILLQKGIKIPGRTFSYKYVESLKAIKDYRINGFLASINLYDQKITDANMMIYKSARTSRYAGILKTIPGIADFTALTIASEIDSIERFSDPEKLKSYAGLAPSVRNSADMVHHGHITKRGSRMLRWVLVESIRSHVLHAPKLIFYKRLAKKRGNSKAAAAAKMLKVIYWLLKDGRDFEQNYS, translated from the coding sequence GTGCCCAAGAGATCAAAGAATTCAGATGGTTGTCTAAATGATAAATCCAAAAGAAAGCCTCAAAATGCAAACAAAAACACTAGGGCTGTTGGGAGAAAGTCCATGTTCGTTGGAGTTGATGCACATAAGAAATTTCTCCAGATAGCAATGGTTAACAACAAAGGCAAAGTAATCTTAAACGTGCGAGTTGAAAACCGACATGCAGACATTAGAAAATTTTTCCAAACAAGCGTACCAAAGAATGTAAAAGTCGTGATGGAATCATCGTCTGTCTGGCATGGATTATTTCGATACATGACCGATAGGCTAGATCTTGATGTTGTTCTCTCAAATCCATACCAGACAAAAGCTATTGCAGCATCCACTAAAAAAACAGACAAGGTTGATGCACAAATCCTAGCAAACTTGTTGCGTGGAGGATATATTAACAAATGTTATGTGCCAAACAAAAAGACAGTCGAGCAAAGGCAACTTGTCCGGTACAGACACAAGCTGGTTCACGCAAGAACATCTATGAAAAACTCTATACATGGAATATTGCTCCAAAAAGGAATAAAGATTCCTGGACGTACATTTTCCTACAAATATGTCGAAAGCCTCAAGGCAATAAAGGACTATAGGATAAACGGATTTCTTGCATCTATCAACCTTTACGATCAGAAAATAACAGATGCCAACATGATGATCTACAAGAGTGCACGCACAAGCAGATATGCTGGGATACTAAAGACGATTCCTGGAATTGCTGATTTTACAGCTTTGACGATTGCATCAGAGATTGATAGTATTGAAAGATTTTCAGATCCTGAAAAACTCAAATCATATGCAGGACTTGCCCCATCAGTTCGTAACTCTGCGGACATGGTGCATCATGGTCACATAACGAAAAGAGGTAGTAGGATGCTACGATGGGTTTTAGTAGAATCAATCCGCTCTCACGTACTGCACGCACCAAAACTGATATTTTACAAAAGACTTGCAAAAAAGAGAGGCAATTCCAAAGCTGCAGCTGCAGCAAAGATGCTAAAGGTCATTTACTGGTTGCTAAAAGATGGGAGAGATTTTGAACAAAATTACAGTTAG
- a CDS encoding PEFG-CTERM sorting domain-containing protein produces MNIKTISTLFVLFSLVSGVMATQAYGDHSKAYVSIPTETSIPGCETTNMCFIPYDVSVDKGGQVIWTNDDIAAHTVTSGTPSDSVGDIFDSSLMSPGSTFSHKFEVSGTFDYFCIVHPWMDGIVTVAAQPEDEHGHMDVEPAMMMSQDGNYTVKVYPDGIPTAGEMFSLKVVVTDSDDNTVNHINYDIMIMQDGESVMDDGMGVHAHDGMKEHMTTMLESDSPIDVLVTLQGIGLNDIDTRVGPIGETIELNVVPEFGTIAILVFAVAIISIIAVTTRSRISLTPKL; encoded by the coding sequence ATGAATATAAAGACAATAAGCACGTTATTTGTTTTATTTTCTTTGGTTTCTGGTGTTATGGCAACACAAGCATACGGAGATCATAGTAAAGCATACGTAAGCATACCTACAGAAACCAGTATTCCTGGATGTGAAACAACCAATATGTGTTTTATACCATATGATGTTTCAGTGGACAAAGGCGGTCAAGTGATTTGGACAAACGACGATATTGCAGCTCATACTGTGACAAGTGGTACTCCATCTGACAGTGTAGGTGATATTTTTGATAGCAGTTTGATGAGTCCAGGATCTACCTTTTCTCACAAGTTTGAAGTTTCAGGCACATTTGATTATTTCTGCATAGTACATCCTTGGATGGACGGAATTGTTACAGTTGCAGCTCAGCCTGAAGACGAACACGGACACATGGATGTAGAACCAGCAATGATGATGAGTCAGGATGGAAATTATACGGTCAAAGTCTATCCAGATGGCATACCAACTGCAGGCGAAATGTTTAGCTTGAAAGTAGTTGTTACAGACTCTGATGACAATACTGTAAACCACATAAACTATGACATAATGATCATGCAAGATGGTGAATCTGTAATGGATGACGGAATGGGAGTCCATGCACATGATGGCATGAAAGAACATATGACAACCATGCTTGAATCGGATTCTCCAATTGATGTTCTAGTCACATTGCAAGGAATTGGCCTGAATGATATAGATACGCGTGTCGGCCCTATAGGTGAAACTATAGAATTAAACGTGGTTCCAGAATTTGGCACAATAGCAATACTAGTATTTGCAGTAGCGATCATATCAATAATCGCAGTTACCACAAGATCGAGAATCAGCCTAACACCTAAACTTTAA
- a CDS encoding putative exported protein, producing MIMHAVLFLVIVLTCSIPMAAAHTTVSVESYEIEVGWDVEPPVKGLRNDFVINVVELGDVKGVTIGVKNAFKNMSAMAIYGGEKKLLDIGSQSRPGHYFAPVIPTKTGSYSVEFFGNLNGIDVQINVPIEDVENTAVLDFPTSKVGSDQDVATLKSAMSDLQQQVRKMISNVQEDSDASVAYDLAVFGISFGIAGTILAIIAMIRKNRL from the coding sequence GTGATTATGCACGCTGTATTATTTCTAGTTATTGTGTTGACCTGTTCCATTCCAATGGCTGCAGCACATACTACTGTTTCTGTGGAGTCATATGAAATAGAAGTAGGCTGGGATGTAGAACCGCCAGTAAAAGGTCTACGCAATGACTTTGTGATAAATGTGGTCGAATTAGGAGATGTAAAAGGTGTAACTATAGGAGTTAAAAATGCGTTTAAAAACATGAGTGCTATGGCAATATATGGTGGAGAGAAAAAATTGCTTGATATTGGTTCTCAATCCCGTCCTGGACATTATTTTGCTCCCGTTATTCCCACCAAAACTGGTTCATATTCTGTAGAATTTTTTGGGAATTTGAACGGAATAGATGTGCAGATAAACGTTCCAATAGAAGATGTAGAGAACACTGCTGTATTGGATTTTCCCACATCCAAAGTGGGATCGGATCAGGACGTAGCGACTCTAAAATCCGCAATGTCTGATCTGCAGCAGCAAGTACGCAAGATGATTTCAAATGTGCAAGAGGATAGTGATGCGAGTGTTGCATATGACTTGGCAGTATTTGGAATTTCATTTGGAATTGCAGGAACAATACTAGCCATTATAGCTATGATCAGAAAAAATAGATTATGA